The stretch of DNA ACTGGGCTCAACTATTCATgctaaacaaaccaaaaaacagcacaaaaaagCAAGTGGTCACTAAACTCCTGTGTCAGGAAATTAAAGGAGggctgctttattctagccaacACGCTAGCTGAGGGTAAACATACATGTCCCCTAAACGGTTTCGTTCAGTACGGCAGCCAAAACAGTATTGTTGCAAATATAAAGATCATTTATGTTCAGAAAGTTTACAGAGTTACTCCACAAGTCTTTAATGGAAAGGGGAAACGGAGTTTCCAATGTCTGCATATCCCCAAACCTAAAACGGTACCGGTTCAAGGCAGGTGCTCCTGAAAAGCTAAAGAACTGTCTAAACAACCCCACCGACAGACGCCTCTACCCAGCCCCGGAAAAGAAACGCTCCTAACGTGGAGAATCGTAACACAGGAAGAGGGCCGGAGCGGGGCGGGAGGGCACCTACGTAGAAGGCGCAGTCCAGGACAGCGCCGGTGTGCTGGTACTTGAGCCGCATGGAGTTGGCCGGCACATCGTAGAGGCGCACGGACGTGTCCCAGGAGGAGACAAGCAGGAACTGGGAGGTGTTGGGGCTGAACTTCACCGAGGAGATGCCATCCTCGGGTGGCTGGTTTAGCTTGAACTCGTTAGAACCGGTCATCTGCAGAACAGGGGCCCAGTCAGAGTCCCCAAGGGTCCCGCGGGCTGGGGCTGCGCACGGGTAGCCTGGCGGTGGGGAACCCCAGAGGGAGGGGCCGAGACGACGACCGCGAGGAGTCTCTGCGCCTGCGCCGAGCACTAGCCCGCCAAGGTCGGAACTCGTCCCCTCATCCGGCCCTCGCCGCGCCCAAACCGGCCCGGCAGGCACCGCAGTCCCCCTAAACCCAGCCCGGCCTGCAGCGATGCCCGGACCCCAGACCgttccctttcccttctcccgGGTCCCGTCGGCCCGGACACtcctaaaaataaagggaaaacaatagaaatgaaaCGGGATCCCCTGCGAACGGAACGGCCCTGCCAGTTGCAGACCCGGGAAGTCCCTGGAGAGTCCGCTCCCGCACACAGTCGCCTCGCCTCCCTACCTTGGGCTCCCCTCAGAAACAACGTTTCCACTACTCGCCGCTCGCtaccaccgccgccgccgcctccttgCTTCCCTCAGAGCACTCGCAGGCTAGGCGAAGGAGGCGCAGAGGAAGCTCCAGCGTAGACCTGCCATTGGCTGATTTCAAACGCCAACGACTCAGTCTAGGCGGCCGATTGGTCCGCTCAGCTGCCCAGCATCGGTCAACCCAGTCATCCTGTTCCGGCTCAAAGGGAAACCGCTGCTTTTCCGATCACGTGGGCTTATTTTACCACTTCGCCGAGGCAACGGCGTTCGAGCTGGACGCGTGGAAACTACAACTCCCAAGGACCATCGCGCCAAGGCTCTGTTCACGCCCTCTCCCGCCCGCGTATGgcattctgggaaatgtagttttcgGGGGGGAGGGCTGACGCTCTGCCCGCCCTCTGCatagaaagcgggaaagatctttACAGCTCTGTCTGTGGCGCCCTCCCCTTTAAGTTAGTCTCTGAAACACAAGAATCCCATTTTGGTCAATACTTCCATAGTGCTAAAGTTTTCTCCCTATCCCTGGATGTGCACACGCCCGTGAAGCTAACGAAAAGTTGATGtagagaaggaaatatttgctCTAATCAATTAACTGCATTAttttgccttgatttttttttttctcatttctttggaGTTTCCACCTATAAACCAGCGTCTCTCATTTCCCATTGTCTCCAGTTCTACTGAAGAAACCCGTTCATATTTATATTATGCTTTATCTCCACCCCAtctttccacaaacatttattgagcctccGCTGGTGCCAGGCCTGGTGAGAGGCTCTGGAAAGATGCATGTAAACAGACCAGCCTTTGCCCTGGAGGAACCCCCCTTCAGAAGGGTGAACAGCCTGGGAGACGGTACTCTGCAATGTGTTAAAGCTCCCACAGCTTTTTTTAGAGCTGCTTATTGAAGGATCCTAAAACAACAGCTACAAGCCTATCTCCTTCCACTCTGTCCTGCCACTCCCCAAAGTTGCAGGCTCAGTGTGCTCCATTTGCTGTTTTCTAGAATCCTCTAGAAATGAGAATCAAGAAGGTTGCTTGAGtaatgagaaattattttatctcCATGAAAGAAAAGCAGTACTTAATCAGTAGAATGAAATGACTGAGTGATTCTTGAATGTCaaaggttcactgaaaaatttcaatttaatcGATGCTTTAACTGCTTTTTCACTgccttttgtaaaagaaaaatatatattgttttatttgattttgtacGAAGTGAGAGAAAATTGTTGGGGTTAAAGTGATTAACTTTTAAGGGACATAAATGAGAAAGTGTTGATGATCTTTATGCATTCACACACCCTGAACTGGATGCACATCTTTGTATGATTCCTGACCCAATAAACACACAACAGCAACCTTTCTGCCTACTGCATTGATGATATTACTGCTGACTCTTGCCCTCCTTCCTTGCCAGTCTGGTACTTGGTTCTCTATCTCTTCTCTTTCCACAAGTTAATGGctgaattcaaaattttaaaatgcagttcctTACTTCCATTCTAACTTTAGCTAAATAATTTTACCTCCTGACTTATCTGGTTCCTTCTCCCAgttgtttatttaattatattattgttCCAAGATTCTGAGCATGAATTACCCACTAATAAAATCTAAGTGTATTTCATTATCCAGTGTGTGTATGATTCAGGTCCCTCTGGGCATGCAGTTGCAGCCCAGCTCGATTTGAGTTTTAAGAAACGTCAATCTTTTAAATCCAGTTTAGAGGCTGAAAGGAGGCTGATGATTTTGCTGATTATTCAAATGAATTGATAGTCTTGAGACAGGAAATCTGGCAACAATGGAGTCCTGAACAACATTTAAATCCAAatgcaaagtgtgtgtgtgtgtgtgtgtgtgtgtgtgtgtgtaaaacttaGTTATCTGTAAGAGAGGAATTTCTAAAAACTAATTATACTGTTGGATCACGGTTGACAGCTAGTTTCTGGAttagtaaaaagaatgaaataaacacatcatgaTAAACTGGAAAAGGATCATTCCCTAAAATTTTAAGGGCACAGATCACTGTCACTAAGTGACTGCCATGGTTATAAGAAACCATTTCCTATAAGGGAAATCTACAGAGGATACAGTGACCCAACACTGTTAAAACCATGATCTCTTGTAAAAACTGTAATCTgttgaaatgcaaacaaaaattatatggaTGGAATATTCCTATAGAAGCAGTTCTTTGGACGCAGTTTGTTTTTTTTCGTGGAATATTCAAAGAacattagaaaaaattttaaaagtcatctgGAGCAAAAGAATTTCACTGAAATGAAGTATATGTATATGATAAATCACAAGAAAACGGATCCACTGTCTCTTTTATCTGACTGCCCAATAGCATAGTTTCCCAGCATGTACTAGGgcccagtaaatatttactgatgtaAACTCAGttgaaataaatgtaattgaACTAACCTAGTGTCAGCAGATGTGTTCTTGGGTAACATCCTTCTGACATCACCTTGGAATAGATGGTGATTTTTATGAAATCTAATGTGAGGAGAAAAAATATGATCTCAAAATGGACAACATCAGATAGAATATTTTTGGCCAGTTTACAAAAAACACTGCGAGTTACATAGACGTTTACAGATATCCCGTATATATTCACAAAATGTAGATAATTTCGATGCCTTGCAGCTCAGAGTCAACTCTCACACGCAAATGTTTTCCTTCTAGCGGATGAGATAGGGCCTTAGCGCTGCGGACTCCAGGTTCCTTTGCATCCGCTCTGCGGGGCCAGAGGCCAGAGGCAGGCGGACGGAGGAGCTCGCCCCAGGTGGTGCTGAACCACCGGCTTCCTCCAAGCTCAGGCTTCCTTTTCCGACGTTTTGCCAAGAACAGGTGGCTGCAATCTAACCGGAGCGAGAATCTGCAATTTGCATGACACTCCCGCGGCTATTCTCTCGGTGCAGCGCCCTCCCAGCCCCTGCGCGGCCGCAGGTGTCAGGGCGAGGAAGTCCGTGGGCGGCCCCGCCGCGCGTCACGGTTCCATTCAGAGCAAGCGGCCGCGTGCTAGCCGGTGACCCAGCCACACGCTGAACCAATGCAAACTATTAACAACAAAAGAGTGTAGGGAAGCGCCTTTGCCTCCCTCGCCTTTTTTGCCTGGTACTGGTTCTCGGATCTCTCCTGAGCCGAAGTACTGCCTCACCGCTCCCAGTTTCCTCTCTGCGTGGCACACATAACTCAGCCACCGGCGGGGTAGCTGGGCGCAGCGACAAGCTCGTAGCACCAAACTCGCGGCGAGCAAAGTGGAGGCTTTACCAGGTACAAGCAGCGCATCGCCTGCTTTATACCCCTGGAGAGGAAGTGCGCGGCACAGGGGACGTCGTAGCGTGACCTGCTGTGGCCAAGCTCAAGGCGAGCCCAGTGCTGGGAATATGCAGCTGGGCACCCGGCTCGCTCGTTCCCGGAAGGCAATCGCTTAAGTGGCGAGGCCTGCCTCcctgtctttgtctttctccGCGCGGGCTCAGGAGCTGGATTCCAGCCGGAGTGCACCCCAGCCGGCGCGTCGATTCTGGGCGAAGGAGGGAGAGTGGGCGGGCAGCTCCAGCCACGTGCAGTCTGGGCGGCGCCAAGGTCCCGATCTTTAACCCCTGACCCCAGTCCCACCCTCCACGTGGCGCGAGCCAGACTTCTGCAGAGAGACGCATGCAAGTCTTTCCACCGAAAAACCTGAAAACCTTCCGTGCGTTATCATGCCGGGCAATTAATCCCACCAAAGTTAGCaaagatgtttaaaatgttttatttttttctctttaaaaatatttacagatctGAACTCTCCCCTTTTCGTCCCTACCCATCCTCGGGATGAGGGAAACGAAAAGAAGCAATTAGGTAATTGTCCAAAGCCTCTGAGGACCTGGCTTGGCCGAGCgtgtatgcatgtacatatatacaggTGTATATATGGGGGAGGAGTGTACCTGGTTTTGTAggtgttttcctgattttttttttcctaccaacCAGAGGCTGTCTGGCCAAAACTCCCTTTCCCAACACCACCCGAGAACATCCCACTCCGAATGGTTTTCAAAGCGTACTGGTTGGGTCTAGGTAGAAAGCAGGCTCTCTGACTTAGGGAATGCCGATAAATACCCgaaacaatcaaaacaaaaagtaggGCAGAGGCCATAAATAAGAGCTAATGAATACACATAGtgtatttcttcatatttctggAAACATGCCGCCTTGCTCCGGAGCCCTGCTTACAGTGCAGTCCGCGCCCGGCTCTTCGGGCAGCTGGAGGCGGCCCGGGGAGCAGGCTGGCGGCGCGGGGAGGCGGGCGGGTCAGTAGTCGAGCTTGTTGTAGAGGTTGTAGAGAGGTAAGGCCGAGAGGTTGCTGCCCGGGTAGTAGAGCGGCGCGGGAAAGGCGAGCGAGCGTGGCACCGGCACGCGCAGCAGCGAGCTGTCCCGGAACACCAGCGGCATGCCCACCAGAGTCTGCGCCGACGCGTGCGCCATGTTGGCCGCCTCCAGCTCTGCCGAGAGCTGCCGCTTCCACTTGTTGCGGCGGTTCTGGAACCAAGTCTTGACCTGGGTCTCCGTGAGCTGCAGGCTGGAGGCGAGGCAGGCGCGCTCCGAGCTGCTCAGGTAGCGCTTCATGTCGAAGGTGGACTCGAGCTGGTACACCTGGCTGCGCGAAAAGACTGTGCGCGTCTTCTTCTTGGCCGCGCCAGCCTGCCGCTCGACGCCGCCGTCCCGCGGCCGCTCGGACCCCGGCGAGGGCGAGCCTGCGGGCAGgagcctctctttctcttctttaaagtCCGAGTgcgaaggagagaggaaagacgTGCGCTCCGAGCCGCCCGGGCCCGAGCCCCCGCTGCCCTTGGGGGTACCTGAGAAGCGAGAGCAGACAAGAAGGCCATGGAGTTGGTTGGGGAGCCTCGGAGACCGCCAGCTCTCCCTGGGACCATGCAGTTGGCAAGCGCCTGCCGCCTTGGTCCCACCTTACCAATCCCCTCCTCTTATCCCTCACTGGCTCCCCAAACCCAGCACCCTGTCCCTTAAAAGCGACAAGAGAaagacccagctacttggagtaTGGGGTCTCTGTGCTCCCACCTTTATGAACGGGCCAGGGGCAACAGGGAGAGGAGGTCTGGAGTGGAGGGGGAAACACTAACACGGTTTTAAAAGGCGAATTTGCCTTGTAGTAACTGAGCTGGAAGAGTTCCTCGAGCTTTATAGGGTGGCATCATTTCACAGGCCATTTGTTTGGAAATCACGCTAAGGACTAACGCAGGGCTCCCCTTCGTCAAATGTTGTAAAGAGGAACCGTCTCTGAAACGCACCATTGTCAATCATCTTGGAGTGCTAATCATTccaaggaggagagagggagagaaaggcagagatAGGGAGCGAGTGAGGAAGAAGACGCAGAAAGAGATTACGGTAGAGACAGACTGCCCAGACCTGACTTGCAGATCTCCACCTCGTGTCCGGAAAGAAAGCACCAGATGTGCAAAGTGATTGAGGACAGCCGGCTGTACGGCTGGCAGCGTGTCCCTCTCGCGGTGGTCCACTCTCTTTAACAACTCAGCCTTCCCCAAGAAGCCCAAGCCCACACTGGTTTGTGTTCGCCTCCTCCCGAGGGCCCACCGGGCGGAGGAGGCACCACAGTGCGCGCCCCTCTCCTCGAGGTCCCGAACCCCAGGCTGCCGCAGCTCTGGCCAGAGGGGGCCCGGCGCGGGAGTCTTGGCGGGGCGCTCAGCCTCCCTCCCCTCGCGCTTGCTGGCTGCCACGCTGGAGACGTACGATCCTTACCCAGGCAAGGAAAAGGGATGGGGGGATGGTGCTTGGGGCCCTGCTCCTTAGGGCCGTGCGGGTCTGGGCAGAAGCAGGCGGGCGCCTTCCAGCCGTCGTCCGGCTCCTCCTCCTCCGAGGACACGGATAGGCTGCGCTTCCTTGCTGGCCAGCAGACGGGCTCCCGCGGTGCCTCCGAGGGGCCCCCGCCCAGGATGGACTGGATGGTGAAGCTGGAGACGCCACTGGCCGCCGGACAACCCTTGCCCGCATCTTCTTTGCTGCCCATCCTGGGTTCATAAGAAATTGGAGGAAACCAAGAACTCCCTTTAGAGACGATCTGGGTGATCTGGGTGGAAGGTGGTGCAGCAGGCAGGCagcggggaggggcggggagggaaTCTAGGGGGAGGGGGCGCCGAGGCTGGTGAGGCGTCCCTTCCGCGCGAGGGACGCGAGGGCACCGGACGGCTGCGCGGGGGTTCCTGCCCGCCCGGCTCTGGGTGCGCCCGCCCAGCCCCGGTGCAAATGCCCCTTCCTCGCCCGCCAGCTCGCCGGGTCTCCGGCGGCGCGGAGGCGGCGCGGCCTCATTTGCATAGAGGTTACCCGAACGCGGCCAATCGCAGCGCCGCCGAGAGGCCCCGGAAAATTTCAAAACGCTCCGGCCAGGCATACAGCGCCGGTGCGCCCCCAGAGCGTGCCGAGGGCCGGGCGGGCATCAGCGGCATCTAACCAGGGGCAGCCAGGGCTGAAAGCAGCGTAGATTCTAGCCCGAGTTCCTGACGGCTGCGGCGACTCCGACCCCTTGAACCCCTTGGACCCCTCTCTTCAGAGGCAGGGGCGGTGCGGAACTCGGAGCTTGAGTGGCTCGACGCCTCCCAGGGGCTTGTACAGGCTGCTCCACGatcctcccccagccctccacccCTTCTAGCCCCAGTGGGCGGGCCGAGCCGGCACTCCCGGGACCTTGGCGCCCTGTGCGGGGGTGAGGTGGGTTAGGAGCAGGTGTCTGCAGGAGGACGCTCATTCTCTCCAGCATGGCCAGTAGCCCTTGGAGCAGACAGTCCCCTTCCCCGTCTGTAGACCTCATCCCTGTCACAGGTCCTACGGAACTACAGGATCTTTTGTGGGAGGGAAGAAGTCCTAATACCTCTAGTtgagatctgggttcaaatcctggcatAACTATTTACACACTGCGTGAACTTGCACAACTCTGATACCGATTAAAGGCTCTCTGCCCTCGTAGTCGAAAATAACTTCTCGGATTGCCTCAGGTAGGGATGGAAAGCCTCGAAGCACTAGCAGCGCATAGTAGGTACTCCATAAACCTGGCGGGGTAGCCCACCGCCCGTGTTTTAAGCGAAtccgtgtttttgtttttgttttgtaaatattgaAGGTTTCGGAACTGCTGCAGAAATAGATGCTTTGCtcccaggaagaagagaaggagctgGTGACAGGACTCAGTTTTAGAATTGGGCAGAGTCGACTCATATCTCGGCTGGGTGATCTTGGGGAAGATATTTGGAAattctgagcctcggtttctttATTCCTAAAATTGGAGGAAGCAGTGCCTCCCTCGCAGAGGCTGTTGTGAGGTCAAACTACCCAGCACCGAGCCTGGCACACCGTGGGGCGCAGTAAATAGTGATTCTCTTTATGTTCTTATAGCCCCCTTCTGTGCCCTGGCTCTCGCCCCTTTAATTCCTAGACCAGCTGTTACCTGAGCTAGAATTAGCCCAGCCAAGCAAAGCGGTTTGGGGCCACAGTTGTCTGCACAAGCTTCCTGGAAACTGAAGTGAGGCAAGGCCCGAAGTGCTCAGGCAACCCCACCCCCTCAAGCTGTGGCCTCCGGACCTCTTGGCCAAGAGATTCCGGGAACCCTGTCTTTAGGGGGCCCCCCAAGTGCAGCCAAGGGTGAGTGGAAACTCTGGAATCAGTCCCCACAAATGTCCAGAAGCTGCACCATGACGGTGCAGTCCCTTCCTCGCCCGCGCCGCGCCCGGGTTATTAAGTAAAGCGCTTATAATATCATTAGCCGCGGTGAGTTACCGACTGCGGCCCTGCCCGTGGCAGAACTCTCCCTACTTAACTCCTCGAAGGGCTCGTTAATGGGCTAATTGATTAGGAGTCGGCCGTGCAGCCGGGGCAGGGGCAGGCGAGGGGGCGGGGGCCAGGGGTTGCGCGCCGCGGCCCAGGAGGCCAGCGAGGGGCAGGTGCCGGCCTCCGTCACCGCATTAACCTCTTCAGGGCTCGGCGGCAGGGTCGAGACACATTACAAATGGTCAGCTTTAATCATGGTGTCAGCTCATTAACCCGGAAGGACCTGGAGCTGAAATACAATTTGTGCGTTCTCCTCTGCGCCGCGGCGGCGCAGGCTCCCGGGCCATGTCGCAGCGGGTCGCGCGGGCTCCCGCGCTGTTGTGGGGTACATGGGAGGTTCAGGGAAAGAATCGTCCGATTCTCACTAACCATCAGCTTCTCGCAGTCATCCTAAGCTGGGCGCTACCTCCGGAGCCAGGGTCAAGGCAGCCCTGAGGGGAACTGGCCGGCCAACTCGGGGAGCAGTACCAGTCACCCCGCTGGGGAAGAAAGCTGGGGACAAGTAGGGGGAGTTGGTCGAACCTTCCTGAACTGTAAATACTTCGTGCAGGGAACATGCTGGGAATTCCCCATCATTCTTCACTTTAATCCTGATGGCAAACAAGTGACACAGATCTATTCACTCAGTGTACAGGccgggaaactgaggttcaagaaAACAAGAGACTAGCCCAGGCAGAGAAAGCAAGATTTGTGCTCAAGGTTGTTCCACTGCCAATACATCGCActtgggaggagggagacaggagCAGACACTGGCATTGAGCTTGGAGGATGGCTGCAAGGGAGGCTGTGAGGATCCGGCTGACTCGGGACGGCGGGGGCGGGTATATGGGTGAGGCAAGAGCCCAAGGAGTGATCTCTGTCAGGGCAGAGGACCTCGAGGTAGGCCTCAGAAAAGCAGCTCCCAGGCCCTGAAACAGTGAGAGACTGAGGAGTCGACCCTTGCAAGGAGCCTGGCTTGCTGACTCTAAACAAGGAAGTTATGAAGCCTTGTGTCCCTATCTCTCCTCCCCCTAGGGATAGTTTGGGGCGTCAAAAAGATCCATCTTGCCTTGTATTTCCTCTGCCCCGTCCCTCTAATCGCTTCGACGGTCTAATCTTTACCGAGGCACTTCCTGTGCTGCCACACCCGGCAAAGGACGCATTAATTCGCATGAAGGCACTTGCATAAATGCCTATGGACGCTCacacattcattcagcaaacgtTCACTGAGCTCCTACTAGTGTGCGCACGTCACACCCACACTGCACTTAACCAGGGAAGAGATGGTGGTGGTCACAGGGCTGGGGCAAGGAAGGCTGTGGTGGAGACCCAGCTCTGCAGCCTGACTGACTGCAGCTCCCCTGAGCTCCTCTCGGTTGATCGCCCGAGGAACCTCCCGCCCCTCCAGCACCTACAGCCGTCACACCGCAAGGACCGGAGGGTCAAGAAACAACCTTGCTTGCCACCCCTTTCTAGCATACGGGGATCTTCACCGGGAGCACGGAGGCCCAGACGCCCCCTCCTGGGCCCAGTGTAGCTGCAAACACTCAGTTCCTGGAACCACCACCCACAGACACCTCATGTCTCTCCCCTAACGAGTGGCAATCCTTCCACTCAGTACCATCCCACACCCCGCCCACCCCCCTAGCCTTGGGATAGCTCCGCCCAGTCCTACTCATTTTAATACCCACACCTTGGAGGATGGCCCCTCTGCATCTCTGGGATTGACCCCCTGTCTCCGTCTCCTGGGAATTAGGCATAACCAGGTTCCAAGGAATGATAAACTTTCCGAGACTGAAAGAACGCTTAAAGTTTAGGtcccgagattatgccactgctcAATATTAAAGCGGCCCAGAGCAAACTTGCCGAGGAGCCTAATAAAAATTGATCCTCTCTGCTCTGCAGCAGTTGGGAAATAGGCTGGCTGAGCCGGGTAATAGTAGAAGAAGGCTCCCTCCGAAATGACAGATGAAGTCATAAACAAGTTTGATCTTGGAATCAAGCTTCGATAAATATTAAACACAGTCTGCCCCCCCCCCACGCGAGTGGATTATGATATATGGCGCGTCCAaactttaaaataaggaaataccAGAGAAAATGATCTCAATAAATTTTCTAAGTATAAACGTTGATTATGTTTCGATTTTCATTCAAGGGCCTCTGCTGTTCGTTCTTTGGTGCAAATGACATCTCACAATAGGCTTTTGGGGAAAAGGGCTCCCTATTTGAAAAAGAGAGCCCCAGAGGTGTACAATTTATGTAATCTGCGGCTGGAAAATGAATTGTGTAATTTATTGGAAAACAGAAAGTCATGAAGATTGGATCAGCATAGCCGAGTCCCGacacttccccccacccccacatccaTCAAGTTCCAATTAACAGCCTAACCAGAGAGCTTTAATGGGTTTCCAATCTAGTGGCCTGATAGACTCATCAATTCCTCTgggagaaattaagaaaatcGACCGCCCCTTGGCGACGCAGTGTCATTCCTTTCTGCAACTATATgtcaaattaaaaacacaattaaaatttaaactgtTTCAATCAAAGGGTGCCCTGCAACCTATGTTTCACTTAATAGAACTTTGATGAAAATCTGATGCGTGCACTTCATCACCAAGGGGGGCGAGGGC from Papio anubis isolate 15944 chromosome 11, Panubis1.0, whole genome shotgun sequence encodes:
- the HMX2 gene encoding homeobox protein HMX2; its protein translation is MGSKEDAGKGCPAASGVSSFTIQSILGGGPSEAPREPVCWPARKRSLSVSSEEEEPDDGWKAPACFCPDPHGPKEQGPKHHPPIPFPCLGTPKGSGGSGPGGSERTSFLSPSHSDFKEEKERLLPAGSPSPGSERPRDGGVERQAGAAKKKTRTVFSRSQVYQLESTFDMKRYLSSSERACLASSLQLTETQVKTWFQNRRNKWKRQLSAELEAANMAHASAQTLVGMPLVFRDSSLLRVPVPRSLAFPAPLYYPGSNLSALPLYNLYNKLDY